The Methanofervidicoccus abyssi genome includes a region encoding these proteins:
- a CDS encoding dihydropteroate synthase-like protein yields the protein MRILIITGKQAYQKVKEAVKKYNYVDVHMANISIAAFLTPRMIIREIKSLERSFNKSLSEIYDFVLVTGLIRHDLKVVEEETGIRCYKSTREASDIPLLLDNLESIELSTKDYADTQILKYLSEEAENLIREYEERSLSLGDIKIGSLKVGDNYPMRILGEIVHVPWLKDKELEKRVIYYVESGADMIDLGMVSNEDHSKDLERILKIVRDVTDKPVSIDTMNTKELIQGIKLDVDMILSVDGGNLEELLPYLKDGNTVPVILPTNYKLNIVPRSATERVEMLEKNISKLIEEGVKVVGDLILEPINNNFVESVIAYKVFKERNRIPTFFGVGNVSELLDADSNGVNALLAAIGSEVGANILFTPEASSKCRFSIKELKIASKMMFLAKIRNSIPKDVGFHLINYKDKKFDEIVTYKNYDVPIITAKENPKVVLDRVSFKIELDRENKYIVVIVFDKRKKPICIVKGKKAKEIYDTLIRKNLIGMMDHAAYIGRELQKAEIALRIGKKYIQDFELFYNEFWES from the coding sequence ATGAGAATACTTATAATTACTGGGAAACAGGCCTATCAAAAGGTAAAGGAGGCTGTAAAAAAGTACAACTACGTAGATGTGCATATGGCCAACATCTCTATAGCTGCATTTTTAACGCCGAGGATGATAATAAGAGAAATAAAATCCTTGGAGAGGAGTTTCAACAAGTCTCTCTCAGAGATATATGATTTTGTACTGGTCACTGGATTAATTAGACACGATCTAAAAGTAGTTGAGGAAGAGACTGGAATAAGGTGTTACAAATCAACGAGAGAGGCTTCGGATATTCCACTACTTTTGGATAATTTGGAGAGTATAGAGTTATCTACAAAGGACTATGCAGATACCCAGATATTAAAGTATCTAAGTGAAGAAGCTGAAAATCTAATAAGGGAGTACGAAGAGAGATCTCTGTCTTTAGGAGATATTAAAATAGGTTCCTTAAAGGTAGGAGATAACTACCCTATGAGGATACTTGGGGAAATAGTCCATGTCCCATGGCTGAAAGATAAGGAGTTGGAAAAGAGGGTTATATATTATGTAGAGAGTGGAGCAGATATGATAGATCTGGGAATGGTATCCAACGAAGATCACTCCAAGGATCTAGAAAGAATCCTGAAGATAGTCAGGGATGTTACAGATAAACCTGTTAGTATAGACACTATGAACACTAAGGAATTAATCCAGGGTATAAAGTTAGATGTGGACATGATACTCAGTGTAGATGGAGGAAATCTAGAGGAATTACTACCTTATTTGAAGGATGGAAATACCGTCCCAGTAATACTCCCCACAAACTACAAGTTGAATATAGTGCCAAGGAGTGCAACAGAGAGGGTAGAGATGTTGGAGAAGAATATAAGCAAATTGATAGAAGAAGGTGTAAAAGTTGTTGGAGATCTTATATTAGAGCCTATAAACAACAACTTCGTGGAGAGTGTAATAGCCTATAAAGTCTTTAAGGAGAGAAACAGGATACCAACGTTCTTCGGTGTAGGCAATGTAAGTGAGTTGTTAGATGCAGACAGTAATGGGGTCAATGCCCTCCTTGCAGCTATAGGATCTGAAGTTGGTGCCAATATACTATTTACTCCGGAGGCATCTTCTAAGTGTAGGTTTTCGATAAAGGAGTTGAAGATCGCCTCCAAGATGATGTTCTTAGCAAAGATAAGAAACTCAATACCAAAGGATGTAGGATTCCACCTGATAAACTACAAGGATAAGAAGTTCGATGAAATTGTAACATATAAAAACTACGATGTACCTATCATAACTGCGAAGGAGAATCCAAAAGTAGTATTAGATAGAGTAAGTTTTAAGATAGAGTTAGACAGGGAGAATAAATATATAGTAGTGATTGTTTTTGATAAGAGAAAAAAACCTATATGTATAGTTAAAGGGAAGAAGGCTAAGGAAATATACGATACCCTCATAAGGAAGAATCTCATTGGTATGATGGACCATGCCGCTTATATAGGCAGAGAACTTCAGAAAGCTGAAATAGCCTTGAGGATAGGCAAGAAGTATATTCAAGATTTTGAACTCTTTTATAATGAGTTTTGGGAAAGTTGA
- the tmk gene encoding dTMP kinase produces MGKYKFIVFEGIDGCGKTVQSKKLSESIHGYYTYEPTEGDVGKLIRKILRGEVNYSDETLALLFAADRREHISTISRELKCRYVVSDRYIYSSIVYQTIQGVDLDFILSINRFAIKPDVLVYLDVDVEEALRRIGKNRKDIFENREMLKLVKKRYWDIIENEIFKPRHGYVVIDTTKKSIEETHREIVRALKEKGVIG; encoded by the coding sequence GTGGGAAAATATAAATTTATAGTATTTGAAGGTATAGATGGCTGTGGTAAGACGGTGCAGTCTAAGAAACTCTCAGAGAGTATCCATGGATACTACACCTACGAGCCAACAGAGGGGGATGTTGGAAAACTTATAAGGAAGATCCTTAGAGGTGAAGTGAACTACAGTGATGAAACACTAGCTTTACTCTTTGCCGCAGATAGAAGGGAACATATATCAACTATAAGTAGGGAATTAAAGTGTAGGTATGTAGTCTCAGATAGATACATCTATTCCTCCATAGTTTATCAGACCATCCAAGGGGTTGATTTAGATTTTATACTAAGTATTAACAGATTTGCTATAAAACCTGATGTTCTTGTATATTTAGATGTAGATGTTGAAGAGGCTCTTAGAAGAATAGGAAAAAATAGAAAGGATATATTTGAGAATAGAGAGATGTTGAAATTAGTAAAGAAGAGGTATTGGGATATCATAGAGAATGAAATATTTAAACCAAGACATGGCTACGTTGTTATAGATACTACTAAAAAGTCTATTGAGGAAACCCATAGGGAGATAGTAAGAGCTCTGAAGGAGAAAGGAGTGATAGGATAA
- a CDS encoding sn-glycerol-1-phosphate dehydrogenase translates to MITIPRYIVVDEDRNAIYEILSKLNLKNPLVVVGKSTKKYAPDFEYIYYSDINLEDSDIKNITKGYDSVIGVGGGRSIDIGKYIAYQTGIPFISMPTTASNDGIASPVVSLRQPSILVDPPIAVVVDLNIIRKSPKRLLSAGFGDMVSNITAVLDWKLAHREIGEGYSESSAIFSKTIAEELMDYVLRDIHLSHYPEKLVKALIGSGITISIAGSTRPASGSEHLFSHALDYLKKKYELDVDSLHGEQCGVGTIISSYLHYKEDNLSYEDMENIRLSLKRVGAPTTGKKLGFEEEILIEALTIAHAIRKRYTILRKGISKERAEEILKECEVI, encoded by the coding sequence ATGATTACAATACCGAGATATATAGTGGTAGATGAGGATAGAAATGCCATATATGAAATTCTTTCAAAACTTAACCTGAAAAATCCCTTAGTTGTAGTGGGTAAAAGTACCAAAAAATATGCTCCAGATTTTGAATATATATACTACAGTGATATAAATCTCGAAGATAGTGATATTAAAAATATTACAAAAGGATACGACTCTGTGATAGGGGTAGGGGGTGGGAGATCTATAGATATAGGTAAATATATCGCATATCAAACAGGAATCCCATTTATATCCATGCCTACCACGGCATCAAACGACGGTATAGCATCACCTGTCGTATCTCTAAGACAGCCTTCTATTTTGGTAGATCCCCCAATAGCTGTAGTAGTGGATTTAAATATCATAAGAAAATCTCCTAAGAGACTACTAAGTGCAGGTTTTGGGGATATGGTATCTAACATAACAGCTGTGTTGGATTGGAAACTCGCCCATAGAGAGATAGGAGAAGGTTACAGTGAGAGTTCTGCTATCTTCTCAAAAACCATTGCAGAGGAGTTGATGGATTACGTATTAAGAGATATCCATCTATCCCACTACCCTGAAAAGCTTGTAAAGGCTCTTATAGGTAGTGGAATCACTATATCTATAGCAGGTTCTACCAGGCCTGCCTCTGGAAGTGAACATCTCTTTTCCCATGCCTTAGATTACTTAAAGAAAAAGTACGAGTTAGATGTAGATAGTCTCCATGGGGAGCAGTGTGGAGTGGGTACTATTATCTCTTCCTATCTGCACTATAAAGAAGATAATCTCAGCTATGAAGATATGGAAAATATCAGATTATCCTTGAAAAGAGTTGGAGCACCTACTACAGGGAAGAAATTAGGTTTTGAAGAGGAGATTCTCATCGAGGCACTGACAATAGCCCATGCTATTAGGAAAAGGTATACAATATTGAGGAAAGGTATCTCTAAGGAGAGAGCTGAAGAGATATTAAAGGAGTGTGAAGTTATATAA
- a CDS encoding fumarylacetoacetate hydrolase family protein, whose amino-acid sequence MLNINPTKVVCVGLNYRDHAEELNMEIPEEPVIFLKPTSSIIYHEEKIVLPKQSKRVDHEVELAIVIGKKCKDVKKEDALDYIMGYTILNDVTARDIQKRDGQWTRAKSFDTFCPIGPKIVKDIDPGNLDIQLRVNKEIRQKSNTKNMIFSVEELIEFISEVMTLYPHDIISTGTPPGVGRLKRGDVVECEIEGIGILRNYVV is encoded by the coding sequence ATGTTAAATATAAATCCAACGAAGGTTGTCTGTGTAGGTTTAAACTATAGGGATCATGCAGAGGAACTTAACATGGAAATACCAGAAGAGCCTGTTATATTTCTAAAACCTACATCTTCTATCATCTACCATGAAGAGAAGATTGTATTACCTAAGCAGTCTAAAAGGGTGGATCACGAAGTGGAATTGGCTATTGTGATAGGCAAGAAATGCAAGGATGTGAAAAAAGAGGATGCTCTCGACTACATTATGGGATACACTATACTAAACGACGTTACCGCCCGGGATATTCAAAAGAGAGACGGCCAGTGGACAAGGGCCAAATCCTTCGACACCTTCTGTCCTATAGGTCCAAAGATAGTAAAAGATATAGACCCAGGGAACTTGGATATCCAGTTGAGGGTTAACAAAGAGATTAGACAAAAATCTAACACCAAGAATATGATATTTAGTGTAGAAGAGTTGATAGAGTTTATATCAGAAGTTATGACTCTTTATCCTCATGATATCATTTCCACTGGGACTCCACCAGGGGTTGGTAGGTTGAAGAGGGGGGATGTTGTAGAGTGTGAAATCGAGGGAATAGGAATCTTGAGAAATTATGTAGTGTAA
- the speD gene encoding adenosylmethionine decarboxylase, producing MKHLGKHLILELWGCDSKALDDQKGIEKMLIDAVKACGATLICVKTHKFSPQGVTGVAVLAESHISIHTWPELGYAAIDVFTCGEHVNPEDALPTIKSFLKPSNFEVIDIKRGNIVD from the coding sequence TTGAAACACTTGGGAAAGCACCTGATACTGGAACTTTGGGGCTGTGATAGTAAGGCTCTCGACGATCAGAAGGGTATTGAGAAGATGTTAATAGATGCTGTAAAAGCCTGTGGAGCAACTTTGATATGTGTAAAAACCCATAAATTCTCCCCTCAAGGAGTTACGGGGGTTGCAGTTCTGGCGGAGAGTCATATATCCATTCATACTTGGCCTGAGTTGGGATACGCTGCAATAGATGTATTTACCTGTGGTGAGCATGTAAATCCAGAAGATGCCCTCCCTACAATAAAGTCCTTTCTAAAACCAAGTAACTTCGAAGTGATAGATATAAAGAGAGGTAATATAGTGGATTGA
- a CDS encoding DUF2226 domain-containing protein produces MTKIVSNIADINLKDVLKELDKGCIYFVFMNKNDVDEVHIFTVKDGEIVSNIYTDGELWNIYGDTEIAYEILQDINKKVLLYILEDERIMGQLFISRSSIRIKGDTKEIDKFLNKNRNILIGCCNDIYLNTSHIKYIQSVDKNKVRNFESYLKEDKYYLVHINISVLNIYRNGYLVYKGREPLMAAYEDNYGILYGSIAYRKIKKLLEKYISTVHIYEYREDYVKSLLNSYPGMRILHEEKTIDRNNDDTAAEEDMEESIFDINDIDIDIESATVEEILSEEDLTYSREELLKKLGLKDPDEEWVENILKEYYAPSFDELFSLKRRIEEEIVKICSNMKRVKKVNVSLEISWEDGIYWIRGYVTVETKKLFGLNLMNIIINPESIKRNIDNIIKKYIPTEYSLNISISIL; encoded by the coding sequence ATGACAAAAATTGTAAGTAATATCGCTGATATTAATTTAAAAGATGTTTTAAAAGAGTTGGATAAAGGATGTATTTATTTTGTCTTCATGAATAAGAATGATGTTGATGAAGTCCATATATTTACTGTTAAGGATGGAGAGATTGTAAGTAACATATACACAGATGGAGAATTGTGGAACATCTATGGAGATACTGAGATAGCTTATGAGATACTTCAAGATATTAATAAGAAAGTACTTCTCTATATTTTAGAAGATGAGAGAATTATGGGACAGTTATTTATAAGTAGGAGTTCTATAAGGATAAAAGGTGATACTAAAGAGATTGATAAATTTCTTAATAAAAATAGAAATATACTGATAGGGTGCTGTAACGATATCTATCTTAACACTTCCCATATCAAATATATCCAAAGTGTAGATAAAAACAAAGTAAGGAATTTTGAAAGTTATTTAAAAGAAGATAAATACTATCTCGTACATATTAATATTTCTGTTCTGAATATCTATAGAAATGGATATTTGGTATATAAGGGTAGGGAACCTTTAATGGCTGCCTATGAAGATAACTATGGTATCTTATATGGAAGTATAGCATACAGGAAAATAAAAAAGTTACTAGAGAAGTACATATCTACCGTTCATATCTATGAATATAGGGAAGATTATGTAAAATCTCTATTAAACAGTTATCCAGGTATGAGGATACTTCATGAAGAAAAAACCATAGATAGAAATAATGACGACACTGCCGCTGAAGAGGATATGGAAGAGAGCATCTTTGATATTAATGATATCGATATCGATATAGAAAGTGCCACCGTAGAAGAAATACTGTCAGAAGAAGATCTCACATATTCCAGGGAGGAATTACTGAAAAAATTAGGATTAAAAGACCCGGATGAAGAGTGGGTTGAAAATATATTGAAAGAATATTATGCTCCTTCTTTTGATGAATTGTTCAGTCTAAAAAGGAGAATAGAAGAGGAGATTGTTAAAATATGTAGTAATATGAAGAGAGTTAAAAAAGTTAATGTATCACTGGAGATAAGTTGGGAGGATGGAATTTATTGGATAAGAGGATACGTAACAGTAGAGACAAAAAAACTCTTTGGTTTGAATTTAATGAATATAATCATAAACCCAGAATCAATAAAGAGGAATATAGATAACATTATAAAGAAGTATATACCTACAGAATACTCTTTAAATATATCTATAAGTATTCTATAA
- the cobJ gene encoding precorrin-3B C(17)-methyltransferase, whose product MLYVVGIGPGGERYFTREAEEVLKSVDLIVCYRGYRKYIERFKKEVYTTGMKKEIERVRYALKEAERRDVALVSSGDATIYGMASLVYELAVKDGCRVPIKVVSGITAASISSGLLGAPLNHDFAVVSLSDLLTPIEVILKRVRCALEGDFVLVLYNPLSRSRKEPFLRTIDIIKEYREKRGLDYIVGIVKNAGREGEECRITTIRDICDNLGEYMKFIDMNTTLIVGNSNTKIICNKMVTPRGYLDKYKI is encoded by the coding sequence ATGCTCTATGTAGTAGGAATTGGCCCAGGTGGGGAAAGATACTTTACAAGAGAGGCTGAGGAAGTGTTGAAGAGTGTAGATCTTATAGTATGTTACAGGGGGTATAGGAAGTATATAGAAAGATTCAAGAAGGAAGTCTATACAACTGGGATGAAAAAGGAGATAGAGCGTGTAAGATATGCCCTGAAGGAGGCGGAAAGAAGGGATGTTGCACTGGTATCCAGTGGGGATGCTACCATATACGGGATGGCTTCTTTGGTTTATGAGTTAGCAGTGAAGGATGGCTGTAGGGTACCTATAAAGGTAGTAAGTGGTATTACTGCCGCCAGTATATCTTCTGGGCTCTTAGGAGCCCCTCTAAATCACGACTTTGCAGTTGTTAGTCTAAGTGATCTACTTACACCTATAGAGGTGATACTAAAAAGGGTAAGGTGTGCCTTAGAGGGAGATTTTGTTTTAGTGTTGTACAATCCTCTAAGTAGATCTAGGAAAGAGCCTTTCTTAAGGACTATAGATATTATAAAAGAGTATAGAGAAAAGAGAGGTTTGGATTATATAGTAGGGATCGTTAAAAATGCTGGAAGAGAAGGTGAAGAGTGTAGAATTACAACCATAAGGGATATATGCGACAACTTAGGAGAGTATATGAAATTCATAGATATGAATACCACTTTGATAGTAGGAAATTCCAACACTAAAATAATCTGTAATAAGATGGTTACACCTAGGGGATATTTAGATAAATATAAAATATAA
- a CDS encoding YfcE family phosphodiesterase — translation MILGVISDTHVYDRADKVPKKIFQHFSDVDLIIHCGDITSECVLEDLRDISKTVAVRGNMDYLDLPREIVLNIEGFNIGIIHGDIIYPRGNVLMMKYYSLEKNLDALISGHTHIPLIKEIYIEKLNKKILLLNPGSPTVPRVFEKSIMKVEIEDNRINPTLISLK, via the coding sequence TTGATCTTAGGGGTTATCTCGGATACTCACGTATACGACAGGGCAGATAAGGTTCCTAAAAAGATATTTCAACATTTTTCAGATGTAGATCTAATCATACATTGTGGTGATATAACATCGGAGTGTGTATTAGAAGATTTAAGAGACATCAGTAAAACTGTCGCTGTAAGAGGTAATATGGATTATCTAGACCTTCCAAGGGAAATAGTGTTGAATATTGAAGGTTTTAATATTGGAATTATACATGGAGATATTATATACCCAAGGGGAAATGTATTAATGATGAAATATTACTCCCTAGAAAAAAATTTAGACGCACTGATTTCAGGACATACCCATATACCACTTATTAAAGAAATCTATATTGAGAAGTTAAATAAAAAGATCCTCCTACTAAATCCAGGGAGTCCTACAGTGCCAAGAGTATTTGAGAAGAGTATAATGAAAGTTGAAATTGAAGATAACCGTATAAATCCAACTTTAATATCTTTAAAATAA
- a CDS encoding DUF2100 domain-containing protein, with product MDRMEDSKLLIKKAISTIHTLNTGGRSVPVVESLVSYKDAKSGKINVKEFKNAMYSLIEADDFLYRKAPHHKLDESEAKEFCKLIFKCKRHLDKVLEEFGFKFQEEVKLRGDVLYIVSSKKLLRSLKSKMPEINVVSTDGVLHPEDIKVIRPDINEKALKGISKKCEIVKNQINKLIDTLKPREVVVIVDENNKGDQLVYLRAKELYGAKKINIEDLDL from the coding sequence ATGGATAGAATGGAAGATTCAAAGTTACTGATAAAAAAAGCTATATCTACCATACACACTCTAAATACCGGGGGTAGAAGTGTCCCAGTAGTAGAATCTTTAGTATCCTACAAAGATGCAAAATCAGGTAAAATAAATGTAAAGGAATTCAAAAATGCAATGTACTCCCTTATAGAAGCTGACGACTTCCTCTACAGGAAAGCTCCTCACCATAAACTGGATGAAAGTGAGGCTAAGGAGTTCTGTAAGTTGATATTCAAGTGTAAAAGACACTTAGATAAGGTACTTGAAGAGTTTGGTTTTAAATTCCAGGAAGAGGTTAAGTTAAGGGGAGATGTATTGTACATTGTTAGTAGCAAGAAACTACTGAGAAGTTTAAAAAGTAAGATGCCAGAGATAAACGTAGTGTCTACAGATGGTGTCTTACATCCAGAGGATATTAAAGTGATAAGACCTGATATAAATGAAAAGGCTCTTAAGGGAATTTCTAAAAAATGTGAGATTGTAAAAAATCAGATAAATAAATTGATAGATACGTTGAAACCTCGTGAGGTAGTAGTTATAGTGGATGAAAACAACAAAGGAGATCAGTTGGTGTATCTAAGGGCCAAGGAGTTGTATGGTGCCAAGAAAATAAATATAGAAGATCTCGATCTGTAG
- the speE gene encoding spermidine synthase codes for MPCELWFSEYQTKDLKISVKVKDVLFTGRSKYQEIQILDTVTFGRALVLDNTFQTTEKDEFIYHELITHPAMFTHPDPKKILVIGGGDGGTIREVLKHDTVERVDFVELDEMVVEVCKKYLPTLSCQIDNEKVTTIFTDGIEYVAQCKEKYDVIIVDCPDPVGPAKGLFEKDFYKNVYKCLEEDGVMVQQTESPIFNRDLILNIKRYLEDAGFNIVKLMVYAIPTYPSGFWSFTLASKKYDPLEVSPEKIRERLKNIETKYYDEDVHRGVFLAVPKFLKENIPVF; via the coding sequence TTGCCCTGTGAATTGTGGTTTTCAGAATATCAGACAAAAGATCTCAAGATATCCGTTAAGGTAAAGGACGTTCTATTTACAGGAAGATCTAAGTATCAGGAGATACAAATCTTAGATACCGTTACATTCGGTAGAGCGCTTGTACTGGATAACACCTTTCAAACTACAGAGAAGGACGAGTTTATATACCATGAACTTATAACTCACCCTGCCATGTTTACCCATCCAGATCCTAAGAAGATACTAGTTATCGGAGGGGGGGATGGAGGTACCATAAGGGAGGTACTTAAACATGACACTGTGGAGAGGGTGGATTTTGTAGAGTTGGACGAAATGGTTGTAGAGGTATGTAAGAAGTATCTACCTACTCTTAGTTGCCAGATAGACAACGAAAAGGTAACTACCATATTCACAGACGGGATAGAGTACGTTGCTCAATGTAAGGAGAAGTATGACGTTATCATCGTAGATTGTCCAGATCCTGTAGGGCCTGCAAAGGGTCTTTTTGAGAAGGATTTCTACAAGAATGTATACAAGTGTTTAGAGGAAGATGGAGTGATGGTACAGCAAACAGAGAGTCCTATATTCAACAGAGACCTCATTCTCAATATTAAAAGATACCTGGAAGATGCAGGGTTTAACATCGTAAAACTTATGGTGTATGCCATACCAACATATCCAAGTGGGTTCTGGAGCTTCACCCTAGCTTCGAAAAAATATGATCCTTTAGAAGTATCTCCTGAGAAGATCAGAGAGAGACTTAAAAATATAGAGACTAAGTACTACGATGAAGATGTCCATAGAGGTGTATTCTTAGCAGTGCCTAAGTTTTTGAAAGAAAATATACCTGTGTTTTAA
- the aroC gene encoding chorismate synthase, producing MNTLGKVFRVTTWGESHGKALGAVIDGCPANLPLSEEDIQKELNRRRPGYGIFSTLRREPDKVEILSGVFEGRTTGTPISALVYNRNQRSKDYTKLRYTPRPGHGDYTYYKKYGNYDYRGGGRASGRTTVGLVIGGSIAKRLLEYTYNIKIVGYTVKVGKIEGDFTYYSNPEEFNIKEIEKIIERIENDPLRCPSSNSQEMVEYVKEAMKRGDSVGGVVELVALNIPVGVGNPLFSKLSGELAGGIMSVNAIKGVEIGKGFQSSELYGSEMNDEYIFYNNEVYLKTNNCGGVLAGISCGTPLVLRVAVKPTPSISIPQRTVNLKTGEEVDIKIEGRHDPTILPRVIPVLESVVAIVLADLMIRGGFIHPCNLEFNLQ from the coding sequence ATGAATACCTTAGGGAAGGTTTTTAGGGTTACAACTTGGGGGGAGAGTCATGGGAAGGCGCTTGGGGCTGTAATAGATGGCTGTCCAGCGAACCTCCCCCTCTCAGAAGAGGATATTCAGAAGGAGCTGAACAGGAGAAGGCCTGGTTATGGTATTTTCTCCACACTTCGAAGGGAGCCCGATAAGGTAGAGATACTCTCAGGAGTTTTTGAAGGTAGAACCACAGGCACTCCTATATCTGCCCTAGTATACAATAGAAATCAGAGGTCCAAAGATTACACTAAGTTGAGGTATACACCTAGGCCTGGACATGGAGATTATACCTACTATAAGAAGTACGGCAACTACGACTACAGGGGAGGAGGAAGGGCAAGTGGCAGAACTACAGTGGGTCTTGTAATTGGGGGAAGTATTGCAAAGAGACTTTTAGAGTACACCTACAATATCAAGATAGTTGGATACACTGTAAAAGTTGGGAAGATCGAGGGGGATTTTACGTACTACTCAAATCCAGAGGAGTTTAATATCAAGGAGATAGAGAAAATTATTGAGAGGATAGAGAATGATCCTCTGAGATGCCCATCCTCAAATTCCCAGGAGATGGTAGAGTATGTTAAGGAGGCTATGAAAAGAGGAGATAGTGTAGGAGGTGTGGTGGAGTTGGTAGCATTGAATATTCCTGTAGGTGTGGGAAATCCACTATTTTCTAAGTTAAGTGGGGAGTTAGCAGGAGGGATTATGAGCGTGAATGCTATTAAAGGCGTGGAGATAGGAAAGGGATTTCAGTCTTCCGAACTCTACGGCAGTGAGATGAACGACGAGTATATTTTCTACAACAACGAAGTATATCTCAAGACTAACAACTGTGGAGGAGTACTTGCAGGTATCAGTTGTGGCACTCCCTTAGTTCTAAGAGTCGCAGTTAAACCTACTCCATCTATCTCTATACCCCAGAGGACCGTAAATTTAAAGACTGGGGAAGAGGTGGATATTAAGATAGAAGGGAGGCATGATCCTACCATTCTACCTAGAGTAATACCTGTATTGGAGTCTGTAGTTGCTATAGTTTTGGCAGATCTTATGATAAGAGGAGGCTTTATACATCCCTGTAACTTAGAGTTTAATCTGCAGTAG
- a CDS encoding XTP/dITP diphosphatase translates to MEIYFATGNSNKVKEAEIILKDLKGIKIKAINLPYPEIQGTLEEVSEFGVKYLYSKIKKPVFVEDSGFFIEVLKGFPGTYSRYVQETIGNEGILKLMEGFKGEERRAYFKSVVGYCDEDGIKLFKGIVRGNVSHEIRDKGHGFAYDSIFIPEGENRTFAEMTREEKSRISHRRKALEKFKEYIEKKLP, encoded by the coding sequence ATGGAAATATACTTCGCCACTGGAAATTCCAACAAGGTAAAAGAAGCAGAGATCATCTTAAAAGACTTGAAAGGTATAAAGATAAAGGCAATAAATCTCCCTTACCCTGAAATCCAAGGTACCTTAGAAGAGGTTTCAGAATTTGGTGTAAAGTATCTCTACAGTAAGATAAAGAAACCTGTATTTGTAGAAGACAGTGGATTTTTTATAGAGGTGTTAAAGGGCTTTCCAGGTACCTATTCAAGGTACGTCCAGGAAACCATAGGAAATGAAGGTATATTGAAACTCATGGAGGGTTTTAAAGGGGAGGAGAGGAGGGCTTACTTTAAGAGTGTAGTAGGTTACTGTGACGAAGACGGCATAAAGTTGTTTAAAGGTATTGTAAGAGGAAATGTATCCCATGAAATAAGGGATAAAGGGCATGGTTTTGCATACGACAGTATATTTATTCCAGAAGGGGAGAACAGGACCTTTGCGGAGATGACAAGAGAGGAAAAAAGTAGAATATCCCATAGGAGAAAAGCTCTAGAAAAATTTAAAGAATACATAGAGAAAAAGTTACCTTAG
- a CDS encoding pyruvoyl-dependent arginine decarboxylase, with amino-acid sequence MFPSLPNTLSLVAGNGEGSNSLNAFDRALLNAGVGNLNLIRISSIVPPKVDVIPLPRIPMGSLVPIAYGYYTSDVKGETIAAAVSVALPRDKELCGLIMEYEGICSKREAENKVVEMAKEGFEMRGWEIDKIISISSEHTVEKVGCAFAGAVLWYK; translated from the coding sequence ATATTTCCTTCCTTACCAAATACTCTCTCCTTAGTTGCAGGGAATGGAGAAGGGAGTAATTCACTAAATGCCTTCGATAGAGCCCTTCTTAATGCAGGAGTAGGTAATTTAAATTTAATCAGGATCAGTAGTATTGTACCACCTAAGGTAGATGTCATTCCACTACCTAGGATACCTATGGGTTCCTTAGTGCCAATAGCCTACGGGTACTACACAAGTGATGTAAAAGGGGAGACAATAGCGGCAGCAGTGAGTGTTGCTCTTCCAAGGGACAAGGAGTTGTGTGGTCTTATAATGGAATACGAAGGTATCTGTAGTAAAAGAGAGGCTGAAAATAAAGTTGTGGAGATGGCGAAAGAAGGATTTGAGATGAGAGGGTGGGAAATTGACAAAATAATCTCTATATCTTCAGAACACACTGTAGAGAAAGTAGGATGTGCCTTTGCAGGAGCAGTTCTATGGTATAAATAA